A window of Kocuria sp. TGY1127_2 genomic DNA:
CGTTTCCGGCCGCGATCGCCGGGCCACATTTCCACAAGGGGATCATCGCGGGGAAGTTGAAGGGGGTGATCCCGGCGACGACGCCGAGCGGCTGCCGCATCGAGTACACGTCGATTCCGGTTCCCACCGAATCGCTGAATTCGCCCTTGAGCAAGTGCGGCGCGCCCATCGCGAATTCGACGACGTCGAGTCCGCGCTGCAAGTCTCCGTGGGAATCCGGAACGGTCTTGCCGTGCTCTCGCGAGAGCGCCTCAGCGATCTCGTCGGCATGTTCGTTCGCGAGGTTGACGAACTTCCCCAGGACGCGAGCCCGACGCTGCGGGTTGGTTGCCGCCCAGCCCCGTTGTGCTTCCTTGGCGTTCCGGACGGCGGCGTCGACCTCATCCGTCGATGCCAGCGGAACCTTGGCCGTGACTTGCCCCGTGCTGGGGTCGAAGACGTCCCCGAACCGTCCGGACTTTCCCGAAACGTCTTGACCGCCGATGTAGTGCGTTAGTTCCTTGACCCGCTCCTGCGCCATTACCGAGGGCTCCTTCCCGCAGGGACTGACCCCGCGTTCGGTTTGTGTTCTGAGTCACAGGCTATCGACCCGGCTCAGCTATTGCCAACGGGTCTGCGGCGCAGCTCGTAACATCGGCGTTGCTAAGCATTTCGATGCTTCTTCGACTCGGCCGCAGCTTTCTTGCCCTTCTCGGCAATCTCGGCCCAATCGGAGTCGTCGAGCTCCGTGAGCGCGGAGAAGGTCGACGGTCCGGCGAGCATCTGACCCCCGTCCATCGTGATGGTTTGGCCGGTGATGTAGTCGCATGCGCCTGACAACAGGAAGATGCCGAGGTTACCCATTTCTTCGACCGTGCCGGCTCGACGGGCGGGCACGGACTCCAGATCGGTCATCGCACCTTGCCCGTCCTTGTTGGAGCTCAGAACGACCGAGGTGAATTCTGTTGGGATGGGGCCGGGCGCAATGGCGTTGAGTCGGATACCGTACTTGGCCCACTCGACGGCCAGGGACATGGTCATCGCGTGGACGGCTGACTTCGCCATGGCCGAGGGCACCACGTATGCGGACCCCGTATAGACCCAGCTGACCAAAGTGGACAGGATATTGCCGGGAAGGTCCTGCTCGATCCACCGGCGTCCGACGGAGTGAGTCACGTTGTATGAGCCCTTCATGACCGTGTCGGTGATGGCTTGAAAACCGCGGGGGCTCAGGTCCTTGGTCTGCGCAATGAAGTTGCCTGCGGCATTGTTCATGGCACCGGTCAGCGGACCGTGCTGCTCCCAGATATAGCCGACGGCGGCGTCGACGGCTTCCGAATCACGCACATCGACGACTTGGTAATGCGCCGCACCCCCCGCAGCCCGGGCGGACTCCTCGATCTCGTGCGCGGTCTCGCGGAGGACGTTCTCCCGACGACCCCAGATGTGGACCGTGGCGCCATGTTCGGCGAAGTGGCGGGCCACGCCTTTGCCCAGACCGCTTCCGCCGCCCGTGACGAGAATGCTCTGTCCGGACAGGACGTCTGGGCGAAAAGGAGATTGCGGCGCTCCAGGGGAGGGATTGGTGCTACTGGGCTGTTCGGACATCGTATTGCCTTCCACAAGGGTCGAAGAGCCGGATATCGAATCCTTCCGGCCAAAAATTGTGCTCGTCATCACGCTAGCTTGGCTCAGCCCGCGCCCCAAACCCCGCCGCGGGGTGCTTCTATGGTTTTCGTCAGGCTTTCACGACGAGTTTCCTCGGATGTTTTCGGTTCATGCCGGCGCCCTTCCGTGGCCGAGGGCCGAGGTGGCGGATTTGCGCTCGCCTGGGGCAGAGTGGGGCCTCCGGGGCGCAGGTGCGCCACCTCGCGGGGTGCCGTCGACGTCGTGCGGACTCGGAGCGCCGTTGGGCAGGGATTACCGTCAACGCCGCGCCCCTTGCCGGGTGCGGCTGGGAGGGGTACCTGATTGAGAGGCGTTTCCCCGCGTCAGGGGGTAACCACCGCCTAACGCGGGGCTCTCCAAGCTTCCGACGCCAACCCGGTAGCCTGGTGAGCATGAGAATTGCGACCTGGAATGTGAACTCCATCCGTGCCCGCGCCGACCGAGTCGAGGCATGGTTGGACCGCTCCGACGCCGATGTCCTGGCAATTCAAGAGACGAAGGCCAAGGACGAGAACTTTCCTTTCAGCGTATTCGAGCGCCTGGGTTACGACGTCGCCCACTTCGGCCTGAACCAGTGGAACGGTGTCGCGATCGCCTCCCGCGTGGGCCTCGACGACGTCGAACGCACCTTCCCCGGTCAACCGGTATTCGGCAAACCTGGCAAGGAAGAGATCCAGGAGGCTCGAGCGATCGGGGCCACCTGTGGTGGCGTTCGCGTCTGGAGCCTCTACGTCCCCAACGGCCGCGGAATTGACGACCCGCACATGGCTTACAAGCTGGATTGGCTTAGGGTCCTCCGCGAGGACACCCAGAAGTGGCTCACGGATGATCCGGAGGCTCAGCTGGCCCTGGTGGGAGATTGGAACGTCGCACCCCAGGACGACGACGTCTGGGATATCGAGTTCTTCCGCAAGAACGGGATGACGCACGTGACCGAGCCCGAAAGGTCGGCATTCCACTCTTTTCTGGACGACGCCGGGCTGGTTGACGTCGCCCGCCCTTATACGCAGGGGGAGAAAGACTACACCTATTGGGACTACACCTCGTTGCGTTTTCCGAAGAACGAGGGCATGCGCATCGACTTCCAGCTCTACTCCCCCGCCCTGGCTAACCGCGTGACGGGCGCAAGCTACGACCGTGAGGAGCGCAAAGGCAAAGGCGCCTCCGACCACCTGCCCGTGATCGTGGACGTGAAGTGAATCAACCGTGAGACCGGCCGGGGGCTGGCCGCGTTCCACGGTTAACGCAAAGGACCCCTTCACCGCGTGCGGCGAAGGGGTCCTGCGCGAGTTTCTTATCCTCAGCGCCCCAACTTACTGCCCAACGGGGTACTGAATACCGGCCATCGGGTCGTAACCGTCGGCGAGTTCACCGAGCCCGTTGGAGGCACAGTAGGACTTCACCAGCTGGTCGGTCGAGACGTCGTAAGGTTCGGAAGATGTCCAATCGATGGTGCACTGCCCGCCTGTGTTCCAGTAGCCCTCCAGCTGAGCAGCCGCGGCGGCATCGCCTGCACCGCTCGCTCCGGCCTGGTCGCCACCGGCAGCCGCGCCGTCACCGGCTTCTCCCGTGGAACCGGCGGCACCCTGGCCGCCATTGGCTCCGTCGGTGCCTTCACTACCACTGGCACCGTTGGCGCCCTCACCATTCTGACCGCCGTTGGTTCCATCGGCACCTTCCGCGCCATTGGCACCCTGACTGCCGTTGGCTCCATCGCCATTAGCGCCGGAGTTCCCGTTCGCACTGTCGCCGCCGTTGGCACCCGCGGCGCCGTTAGCGCCTTCACTAGATGACGCCTCGCCCGAGCCGCCCGACGACGAGGCCGAACTTGAGCTGCCTCCCGAACTTGACGAGGAAGCCGAGGCCGAACCCGATGCATCGGAACTACCATTATCGTCCTGGCCGCATCCGGCCAGAGCCAGAGCGAAGACTGCTGCAGTCAACGTCAGAACACGAGCTTTCATTGGACTCTCCTTATGTGTCTTGGCTAACACTTGAGTATAAACAAACAGAAGAACAATTGTCTCGCAATATTTTCATCGAATTTTGCGAATTATGAAGACCTCGCGCTTACTCGACAGTTTTTACAATCTCAGGCGGTCAATAATGGTTAGAAGGGCTATCTGTCAATAGAATTTCCCTTGAGGTTTCAGCGCACAAGTTTGGTCCCACACCCTCACCGGAAGAACTAGCGTTACCCCTGAGGGGCAACGGTTACGAACTTGCCTTGACTCGCATCGCTCCTTTCGAATCAGTCGGGACACCCTGGTTTATTGGGTTCTCGGCGGTAGGGTGCTGGTATGTCTGAAGCCTCGGAGAGCCCCATATCGCGCTACAGCCACGGACACCATCGAAGCGTGATGAATTCCCATTCGACGCGCACGGCAGAAAACAGCTGTGCATACTTTCTGGGTCGAGTAGCCGAGGGAGACAAGATCCTGGACATCGGGTGCGGGCCCGGTACGATCACGCTGGGACTCGCTAAACGCGCGGGAGCCTCAGGAGCAGTGGTCGGC
This region includes:
- a CDS encoding SDR family oxidoreductase — protein: MTSTIFGRKDSISGSSTLVEGNTMSEQPSSTNPSPGAPQSPFRPDVLSGQSILVTGGGSGLGKGVARHFAEHGATVHIWGRRENVLRETAHEIEESARAAGGAAHYQVVDVRDSEAVDAAVGYIWEQHGPLTGAMNNAAGNFIAQTKDLSPRGFQAITDTVMKGSYNVTHSVGRRWIEQDLPGNILSTLVSWVYTGSAYVVPSAMAKSAVHAMTMSLAVEWAKYGIRLNAIAPGPIPTEFTSVVLSSNKDGQGAMTDLESVPARRAGTVEEMGNLGIFLLSGACDYITGQTITMDGGQMLAGPSTFSALTELDDSDWAEIAEKGKKAAAESKKHRNA
- a CDS encoding exodeoxyribonuclease III produces the protein MRIATWNVNSIRARADRVEAWLDRSDADVLAIQETKAKDENFPFSVFERLGYDVAHFGLNQWNGVAIASRVGLDDVERTFPGQPVFGKPGKEEIQEARAIGATCGGVRVWSLYVPNGRGIDDPHMAYKLDWLRVLREDTQKWLTDDPEAQLALVGDWNVAPQDDDVWDIEFFRKNGMTHVTEPERSAFHSFLDDAGLVDVARPYTQGEKDYTYWDYTSLRFPKNEGMRIDFQLYSPALANRVTGASYDREERKGKGASDHLPVIVDVK